In Pyricularia oryzae 70-15 chromosome 2, whole genome shotgun sequence, one genomic interval encodes:
- a CDS encoding P-glycoprotein 5 — protein MESRVSEKLEQPATAEPAYIEEPIRSVSQDNRNNLSDLEADVLNQQIASSDRGFGIATIYRYASVFDMVLIAISSICAIAGGAGLPLMTLLFGNYQGIIQDYYAGKSAYDEYVAQMTTLALCFVYLAIGEFFTVYIATAGFIYSGERISNKIRDRYLHSCLRQNIAYLDTKLSSGEITTCITTEINQIKAGISEKLGMTLGAVATFVSAFAIGFASYWKLTLVLCSSVFALITTIGVATLFISKSSIKLFLSSSAAGALAGDVFESVRTAVAFGTQERLAKLYNEHLFQAEKYGFKVKAITSIMVASMMLILYLNYALSFWVGSTFLINSETSVARILTVTMAIMMGAFDIGHAAPHFQAFVMALGSAKKIFNTIDRKPPLSLDPSANPNQKVENMQGKICFENIKMVYPSRPEVVVLQDFNIEIAAGKTTAVVGPSGSGKSTLVGLLERFYNPVRGTIYLDGRDISTLSIPWLRRNIGLVAQEPTLFNTTIFDNIRRGLPASASESIDMQRDRVVSAAKMANAHDFICQLPDGYNTIVGERGSRLSGGQKQRICIARAIISDPKVLLLDEATSALDIESEKAVQVGLKQASAGRTVIVIAHRLSTIQDADQIVVLSHGSIVEQGTHEDLLERNCVYSKLMDAQNLAEMLACQETQFRTKEITTASCGRDENDSFLAKDQSTVKALAAGTSTSQRAAHVAKYDIWTLIRFIASFNKQERNLMLWGLIWAVICGTGTPIQAIFFAKQIMILGQPLSSETVEAIKKRSDFWSAMYLLLAVVQFVAFAFQGLAFAKCSERLIRRVRNMTFGHLLRQDQAFFDDMETGALLSFLSTETANIAGLSGATLGTLLTVSTTLIAALVLGLLIGWKLSLVIASAVPVLLACGYLRFHMLAKFSRHSQDSFAQSASIANETITSLRTVAALVREDEALAEYRRIIKKQQHKSLISTLRSSALYAASSSAFFLAFALGFWYGGTLLARREYDQFQFFVCFSAIVFGAQSAGTFFSYAREMGDAHGAAVKLKRLSDRRPAIDTWSEAGAAVNRSSSTGAIEFRNVDFSYPKQSDRLVLQNLSLRIPAGQYVGLVGASGSGKSTVVSLLERFYDPVAGSIHLDGQDIRTLNLKQYRAIISLVGQEPTLYQGTVRDNILLGIPCPNLVHSETIKKACMDANIYDFIQSLPNGLDTPVGNNGVLLSGGQKQRIALARALIRNPRVLLLDEATSALDSKSESLVQAALHKAVNSRRTIISVAHRLSTVRHAHIILVLANGAVAEAGNHDELMRKDGLYAQMVRYQSIQSSL, from the exons ATGGAGTCTCGCGTGTCGGAGAAGCTGGAGCAGCCAGCCACTGCGGAGCCCGCATATATTGAGGAGCCTATTCGTTCGGTGTCACAAGACAACCGCAATAATCTCTCCGACCTCGAGGCTGATGTTCTAAACCAGCAAATCGCCTCGTCCGATCGTGGTTTTGGCATCGCCACCATCTACCGATATGCGTCAGTTTTTGACATGGTGCTGATTGCCATCAGTTCCATTTGCGCCATCGCAGGCGGTGCCGGCCTGCCCTTGATGACATTGCTATTTGGCAACTATCAGGGAATCATACAGGATTATTATGCGGGCAAAAGTGCATACGACGAGTACGTTGCCCAGATGACAACCTTGGCCTTGTGCTTTGTATACCTCGCCATTGGTGAGTTCTTCACGGTTTACATTGCGACCGCGGGCTTTATCTACTCGGGAGAACGCATCAGCAATAAAATACGCGATCGTTACCTGCACAGCTGCCTGCGTCAAAACATTGCCTACCTGGACACCAAACTTAGCAGTGGCGAGATAACCACCTGCATCACCACCGAGATCAACCAAATCAAAGCAGGCATTTCGGAAAAGCTAGGCATGACGCTCGGTGCGGTCGCTACTTTTGTTTCGGCCTTCGCGATTGGCTTCGCGTCTTACTGGAAACTCACGCTAGTTCTCTGCTCCTCAGTCTTTGCTCTCATCACCACCATAGGCGTCGCAACCTTGTTCATTAGCAAGAGCAGCATCAAATTGTTTCTCTCCTCTTCTGCGGCCGGGGCTCTGGCCGGCGACGTCTTTGAGTCTGTCCGCACCGCCGTCGCCTTTGGAACCCAGGAGCGCCTTGCAAAGCTGTACAACGAGCACCTTTTCCAGGCTGAGAAGTACGGGTTCAAGGTCAAAGCAATCACCAGCATCATGGTTGCCAGCATGATGCTTATACTATACCTCAATTATGCCCTGTCGTTCTGGGTCGGTAGTACGTTTCTTATCAATTCGGAGACCTCGGTTGCCAGGATCCTTACAGTCACTATGGCAATCATGATGGGCGCCTTTGACATTGGCCATGCGGCACCCCACTTCCAAGCCTTTGTGATGGCTCTCGGATCGGCCAAGAAGATTTTCAACACAATCGACAGGAAACCCCCGCTGTCTTTGGACCCGAGCGCGAATCCAAACCAGAAGGTGGAAAACATGCAGGGTAAAATCTGCTTCGAAAACATCAAGATGGTCTACCCGTCTCGGCCGGAAGTGGTGGTGCTACAAGACTTTAATATCGAAATAGCGGCGGGCAAGACCACAGCAGTCGTGGGACCGTCTGGGTCAGGGAAAAGCACGCTCGTCGGGCTGCTGGAAAGGTTTTACAACCCCGTTCGAGGTACGATATATCTTGATGGACGAGATATTAGTACCTTGAGCATCCCTTGGCTGCGCAGGAATATTGGTCTGGTAGCTCAAGAGCCGACGCTTTTCAACACTACCATCTTTGACAACATTCGCCGGGGCCTACCAGCATCAGCAAGCGAGAGTATAGATATGCAAAGGGACCGGGTGGTGAGCGCCGCAAAGATGGCAAACGCGCACGACTTTATCTGTCAACTCCCCGACGGCTACAACACCATTGTTGGCGAGCGAGGTTCTCGTCTTTCCGGTGGTCAAAAGCAACGCATTTGCATAGCACGGGCCATCATTTCAGACCCAAAAG TCCTCTTGCTTGATGAGGCAACCAGTGCTCTCGACATTGAATCGGAAAAGGCGGTCCAGGTCGGGCTCAAGCAGGCAAGCGCGGGACGCACGGTTATCGTAATTGCTCACCGGCTCTCAACGATTCAAGATGCGGACCAGATTGTGGTTCTCTCTCATGGTTCCATCGTCGAGCAGGGAACCCACGAGGACCTGCTGGAGAGAAATTGCGTGTATTCCAAACTGATGGATGCGCAGAACCTCGCTGAAATGCTGGCCTGCCAGGAGACGCAGTTCCGGACCAAAGAGATTACCACTGCATCTTGCGGCAGGGATGAAAATGACTCTTTTTTGGCCAAGGACCAGTCCACAGTCAAAGCACTTGCAGCCGGCACCTCCACATCCCAACGCGCGGCTCATGTGGCCAAGTATGATATATGGACGCTGATCCGCTTCATCGCCTCCTTTAACAAGCAGGAAAGGAACCTGATGCTATGGGGCCTCATCTGGGCCGTCATATGTGGCACCGGGACGCCCATCCAGGCCATCTTTTTTGCCAAACAAATTATG ATTCTTGGCCAGCCATTGTCCTCGGAAACAGTAGAGGCCATCAAAAAGCGAAGCGACTTTTGGAGCGCCATGTACCTGTTGTTGGCCGTGGTGCAGTTTGTGGCATTCGCCTTCCAGGGGCTGGCGTTCGCAAAATGTTCAGAGCGACTCATCCGGCGCGTGCGCAACATGACTTTTGGGCACCTACTGCGCCAGGACCAGGCCTTTTTCGACGACATGGAAACGGGTGCCCTGCTCTCCTTTCTCTCCACCGAAACGGCCAACATCGCTGGTCTCAGCGGCGCAACCCTGGGCACGCTGCTTACCGTCAGCACGACCCTGATTGCCGCCCTAGTATTGGGTCTCTTAATCGGCTGGAAGCTCTCGCTGGTCATTGCCTCGGCCGTCCCCGTACTCCTGGCTTGCGGGTATCTGCGCTTCCACATGCTGGCCAAGTTTTCTAGGCATTCGCAGGATTCATTTGCCCAGTCAGCGTCCATAGCCAACGAAACCATCACCTCATTGCGCACTGTTGCTGCGCTTGTCCGGGAGGACGAGGCCCTCGCCGAATACCGTCGCATTATCAAAAAGCAGCAGCACAAAAGCCTCATCTCAACTTTGCGGTCGAGCGCGCTATATGCCGCCTCAAGCTCGGCTTTTTTCCTAGCCTTTGCGCTTGGATTTTGGTACGGCGGCACGCTACTCGCGAGGCGCGAGTACGACCAGTTCCAATTTTTTGTATGTTTTTCGGCCATCGTGTTTGGCGCCCAATCGGCCGGAACCTTCTTTTCGTACGCCCGCGAGATGGGAGACGCGCACGGCGCCGCGGTGAAATTGAAGCGCCTCTCCGACAGGAGACCGGCCATCGACACGTGGTCCGAGGCTGGAGCGGCCGTGAACCGCAGCTCGTCCACGGGGGCCATTGAGTTTCGTAATGTAGATTTCAGCTATCCAAAACAAAGCGACCGTTTGGTGCTCCAAAACCTCAGCCTTCGCATCCCGGCCGGACAATATGTTGGACTGGTAGGGGCTTCGGGTAGCGGCAAAAGCACCGTCGTCTCTCTTTTGGAGCGCTTTTACGATCCGGTTGCTGGAAGCATCCACCTCGACGGCCAGGACATCCGCACGCTCAACCTAAAACAATACCGCGCCATCATATCCTTGGTTGGTCAGGAGCCCACGCTCTACCAGGGAACCGTGCGGGATAATATACTCCTTGGAATACCTTGTCCGAACCTTGTCCATAGTGAAACCATAAAAAAGGCATGTATGGACGCCAACATCTACGATTTTATTCAATCCTTGCCAAACGGCCTTGATACACCCGTCGGTAACAATGGCGTCCTTCTTTCGGGCGGCCAAAAGCAGCGCATCGCCCTGGCACGCGCTCTAATCCGCAATCCCCGGGTCCTGCTGCTCGACGAGGCCACGTCGGCACTGGACTCAAAGTCAGAATCTCTGGTACAGGCTGCGCTACATAAAGCGGTTAACAGCAGACGGACAATTATATCGGTCGCTCATCGTTTAAGCACGGTCCGGCACGCCCATATTATCCTGGTCCTCGCCAACGGGGCCGTTGCCGAAGCAGGTAATCATGACGAGCTGATGCGCAaggatggtttgtatgcacaGATGGTTAGATACCAGTCGATTCAGAGCAGCCTTTGA